The following coding sequences are from one Nonlabens arenilitoris window:
- a CDS encoding sulfatase family protein, protein MKKIIMILCCFCSLLSCKTNEGKEENSSNVAEISKKPNIIYILTDQWRGTALGYAGNPDVKTPHLDALAKESVNFTNAVSVTPVCTPHRAALLTGKFPTTTGMFLNDIYFPAQEVTMAELFKDQGYQTAYWGKWHLDGHGRSSYIPKERRQGFEYWKAIECSHNYTKMPYYDNDNPKLKHWDTYSPFAIVNDVNQYITDHASDEQPFLAFVSIATPHYPHGSAPKKYKDLYPPEKLTLNPNISEEFKEKARIELQGYYAHATATDEAIGRLLDKMEELELFDNTIVIFSSDHGEMMGAHGVKPFVKQLAWDEAARVPFLIRYPSIRKHKGKIVNAPLTTPDILPSLLGLTDIAIPEDMEGENLSQLIKNPNIHQDRAALIMNVAPFGSNFKDQPYRAIRTKQYTYAVTPDGPTMFYDNTNDPFQQNNLLGKPEFQEIQKDLDTQLKQQLQHIRDSIRPRNYYMKKWKYKFDDKRNAIDWRSWNKGKGTVQSPQSLVIN, encoded by the coding sequence ATGAAGAAAATTATTATGATCCTATGCTGCTTTTGTTCACTTTTAAGTTGTAAGACTAATGAAGGAAAAGAAGAAAACTCATCTAATGTTGCAGAAATTTCTAAGAAACCAAACATTATTTATATACTAACAGATCAATGGCGTGGCACTGCACTGGGATATGCTGGTAATCCAGATGTGAAAACGCCACATTTAGACGCTCTTGCAAAAGAGTCTGTAAACTTTACTAACGCCGTTTCTGTAACGCCAGTTTGTACACCTCATAGAGCAGCCTTGTTAACCGGTAAATTTCCTACTACCACAGGTATGTTTTTAAATGACATCTACTTTCCAGCACAAGAAGTAACCATGGCAGAATTATTTAAAGACCAAGGTTATCAAACAGCCTATTGGGGAAAATGGCACCTCGATGGACACGGAAGGTCTTCTTATATCCCAAAAGAACGACGTCAAGGTTTTGAATACTGGAAAGCCATAGAATGTTCTCATAATTACACCAAAATGCCGTATTATGATAATGATAATCCCAAGTTAAAACATTGGGATACCTACTCACCATTTGCTATTGTAAATGACGTTAATCAGTATATTACAGACCATGCTAGTGATGAGCAACCTTTTTTAGCCTTTGTCTCTATTGCTACACCACATTATCCGCACGGCAGTGCACCAAAGAAGTATAAAGACCTATATCCACCAGAAAAACTCACTTTGAATCCTAATATATCAGAGGAATTCAAGGAAAAAGCACGCATAGAGTTACAAGGCTATTATGCGCATGCAACGGCTACAGATGAAGCCATAGGTAGATTGTTAGATAAAATGGAAGAGCTAGAATTGTTTGATAATACCATCGTTATATTTTCATCTGACCATGGTGAGATGATGGGCGCACATGGCGTAAAACCGTTTGTAAAACAACTCGCCTGGGATGAAGCTGCTAGAGTACCATTTTTAATACGTTACCCTTCCATAAGAAAGCATAAAGGGAAAATTGTAAACGCACCGTTAACAACACCAGATATTTTACCATCATTATTAGGTTTAACAGATATTGCTATTCCAGAAGATATGGAAGGAGAGAACCTTTCACAACTAATTAAAAACCCTAATATTCATCAAGATAGAGCAGCATTAATTATGAACGTCGCACCATTTGGTTCAAACTTTAAGGATCAACCTTATAGAGCCATTAGAACAAAACAATATACTTATGCAGTCACACCTGATGGACCTACTATGTTCTATGATAATACTAATGATCCATTCCAACAAAATAATTTATTAGGCAAGCCAGAGTTTCAAGAAATTCAGAAAGACTTAGATACTCAATTGAAGCAACAACTGCAACATATACGAGATTCCATAAGACCCAGAAATTACTACATGAAAAAATGGAAATATAAGTTTGATGATAAGCGCAACGCAATAGACTGGAGGAGCTGGAACAAAGGAAAAGGTACGGTGCAATCACCACAATCACTGGTCATAAATTAA
- a CDS encoding alpha-L-rhamnosidase codes for MLLNLTACKQPNRLEQPEQLTVSEGFRNPLGFYDATPTFSWKLPINKDIINQSAYRIVVASREDLLPNNADLWDSGKRESNQSAWIKYTGESLKSRQKVYWQVQFWNQSNQGSEWSAVNHFELGLLQNKDWNAKWIGLNTAKDSIRGRENVLIHRPQYLRKEFELLDQVIDARLYITAKGVFDVSINGKNVSDDVMSPGFTTYDQRIETLTYDVTKLIRSGENTIGVEVASGWHSGRLLWGTTPWDNTISPQVLAQLEMTMNDGAKVSVVSDETWKGTTNGPLQFAEIYDGEIYNANFEIPHWVTYHFDDKDWVNVEVSDLDDDVALEPKRHTTVKGMIELSPEKITQTDSTTIFDLEQNMVGVPRVQVPMRKGDTLKIRFAEMLAPDGTFYTKNYRSAHSTDYYIASKDGDIEYTPKFTFHGFRFVELSGYDTSKKPVKNWLTGIVQYSDFENNGTFTSSHEKLNQLQSNIVWGLRGNFLDIPTDCPQRDERLGWTGDAQVFGPTSMFNADVYKFWASWLQSVREAQLEDGAIPWTVPDTRGNKIGSSGWGDVATIIPWKIYRRTGDIGVLEDNYEMMKNWVAYHQKKSNNHISNMMSFSDWLQPYPESKKNTGDTSRNLIGTAFFAHSAQLTAQAAQVLGKTDEQAKYEALYQTVAKAFDNKFFDETGKVKDVTETQTSYLLALAFELLPEHKVKNAQTNLLRKLKEADYHLRTGFLGTPLLSKVLDDMGEVDVVYKLLFNETYPSWFYSINQGATTVWERWNSYSKTDGYNTMSMNSLNHYAYGAIGEWMYERIAGIAPLEAGYKIIKIAPQVRQPLNAAAASLNTPYGKVSSSWKIKGNQFQLDITVPPNTIAVVLVPANTDQELILDGITFSDTNSVLLKNTRKDAFELEVQPGSYSFQSVVK; via the coding sequence ATGCTTCTAAATCTTACGGCATGTAAACAACCTAATAGGCTAGAGCAACCAGAACAATTAACCGTCTCTGAAGGTTTTAGAAATCCCTTAGGTTTTTACGATGCTACTCCTACTTTTTCATGGAAACTTCCTATTAATAAAGATATTATAAATCAGTCAGCATACCGTATCGTGGTAGCCTCACGTGAAGATTTATTACCTAATAACGCAGATTTATGGGATTCTGGCAAACGAGAATCTAATCAGTCAGCATGGATAAAGTACACTGGTGAATCTTTAAAATCTCGTCAGAAAGTATACTGGCAAGTCCAGTTTTGGAATCAAAGTAATCAAGGTTCTGAATGGAGTGCTGTTAATCATTTTGAACTAGGGTTATTGCAAAATAAAGATTGGAACGCAAAATGGATAGGCCTTAATACGGCAAAAGACAGTATAAGAGGCAGAGAAAACGTACTGATACATCGACCACAATATTTGAGAAAAGAATTTGAGCTACTTGATCAAGTAATTGATGCAAGACTTTATATTACTGCCAAAGGCGTCTTTGATGTTTCTATAAATGGTAAAAATGTATCAGATGACGTCATGTCGCCTGGTTTTACAACCTATGATCAGCGCATAGAAACACTTACTTATGATGTCACAAAATTGATTCGATCTGGGGAAAACACCATAGGTGTAGAAGTAGCTTCTGGATGGCATTCCGGCAGGTTATTGTGGGGAACCACACCTTGGGATAATACCATTTCACCTCAAGTTTTAGCACAGTTAGAAATGACTATGAATGATGGTGCTAAAGTCTCTGTGGTGTCAGACGAAACATGGAAAGGAACAACTAATGGGCCACTTCAATTTGCAGAGATATATGATGGAGAAATCTATAATGCAAATTTTGAAATACCTCATTGGGTGACTTATCATTTTGATGATAAGGATTGGGTAAACGTTGAGGTGTCTGATTTAGATGATGATGTAGCACTGGAGCCTAAGCGTCACACAACGGTAAAAGGAATGATAGAATTATCCCCAGAAAAAATTACTCAAACAGATAGTACCACTATTTTTGACTTAGAACAAAATATGGTAGGAGTACCTCGTGTTCAAGTACCCATGAGAAAAGGAGATACATTAAAGATAAGATTTGCAGAAATGTTAGCTCCTGATGGAACCTTTTATACTAAGAACTATAGAAGCGCCCATTCTACTGATTATTATATCGCTTCAAAGGATGGTGATATAGAATACACTCCTAAATTCACTTTTCACGGTTTTAGATTTGTTGAATTAAGTGGTTACGACACTTCAAAAAAGCCTGTAAAAAACTGGTTAACAGGAATAGTGCAATATTCAGATTTTGAAAATAATGGTACATTTACATCATCACATGAGAAACTCAATCAACTGCAAAGCAATATAGTTTGGGGATTACGAGGGAACTTTCTGGATATCCCAACAGATTGTCCGCAACGTGATGAGCGATTAGGCTGGACCGGAGATGCACAAGTTTTTGGACCTACCTCTATGTTTAATGCAGATGTATATAAATTTTGGGCCAGCTGGTTGCAAAGTGTTCGTGAAGCACAACTTGAAGATGGTGCTATTCCCTGGACGGTACCAGATACACGAGGTAATAAAATAGGAAGTTCAGGTTGGGGCGACGTTGCAACCATTATACCTTGGAAAATCTATAGGCGTACGGGAGATATAGGTGTTCTGGAAGATAATTATGAGATGATGAAAAACTGGGTAGCTTATCATCAAAAGAAATCAAATAACCATATTTCTAATATGATGTCTTTTTCAGATTGGTTACAGCCATATCCAGAAAGTAAAAAAAATACAGGAGATACTTCTAGAAACTTAATTGGAACAGCATTTTTTGCACATTCAGCTCAATTAACCGCTCAAGCTGCACAAGTACTAGGTAAAACAGATGAGCAAGCTAAATATGAAGCGTTGTATCAAACGGTAGCAAAAGCTTTTGATAATAAGTTTTTTGATGAAACTGGAAAAGTAAAAGATGTTACAGAAACGCAAACTTCGTATTTATTAGCATTAGCATTTGAGTTATTACCAGAACATAAAGTAAAAAATGCACAGACTAATTTATTGCGTAAACTTAAAGAAGCTGATTATCATTTAAGAACAGGCTTTTTAGGGACGCCTTTATTATCTAAAGTTTTAGATGATATGGGTGAAGTAGATGTAGTCTATAAATTATTATTTAATGAAACCTATCCTTCCTGGTTTTACTCCATTAATCAAGGTGCGACGACCGTCTGGGAACGATGGAATAGTTACAGTAAAACAGATGGTTATAACACTATGAGCATGAATAGCCTCAATCATTATGCTTATGGAGCCATAGGAGAATGGATGTATGAACGTATCGCAGGTATCGCACCTCTAGAGGCTGGATATAAAATCATAAAAATAGCACCACAGGTAAGGCAACCACTTAACGCAGCCGCTGCCTCATTAAACACTCCTTATGGTAAGGTATCTTCTTCATGGAAAATTAAAGGAAATCAATTTCAATTAGATATAACCGTGCCACCTAATACCATTGCGGTAGTGCTGGTGCCAGCAAATACTGATCAAGAATTGATTCTCGATGGAATTACTTTTTCTGATACTAACAGTGTGCTATTAAAAAATACCAGAAAAGATGCATTTGAACTAGAAGTTCAACCTGGTAGTTACTCATTTCAATCTGTAGTTAAGTAA
- a CDS encoding BNR-4 repeat-containing protein — translation MRNIAFKANTSSIIFLFTIFFSFQSLVFSQVVLESEVKITDFGLHFSGARVANSSPDNGSSALYDYVFGNKISAHGDCIKTYGDYVFMTWYHGGKTNRHVMLTRYNKVTGTMATIQFPHTHTGFQNKWWLGESHNTIAVGISPLDGTIHLLYDMHAYSATKPSDGSLANDYFRYSYSVPNAATLPDSQFTLSQFVQNNAGGYKHLRLTGSISQNQFDGLTYPTFFLNDSGELIMNMREGGNNNGKYKFTKYDANTGNWSSFIDFNALNAQNQSGITHNWGLYGSLKYVNGKMRIGFQRRSGDNNDKYQYQNGVYYAYSDDQTGASNWKSHDGTPFSLPLYDADLIKIMEPGDYVQTQQANQVYIVGGFDWTVTDNGDVHIISRVRDDENNVTKNLHIYKPAGAMNFTTSENFSGGEAIYTAGDDVFIIDLNNGRVRVQKTDGGTNNFTTIYQATTGRTFSHGKVHIIDGKLHYYLMENASGSARPLYLQIIDLDIVVDPFRVSLTAPFDGETYDIGQTIQILADAADDNGSISRVEFMVDGTLLGTDTTTPYSLDWAPTVEAAYTVEAVAYNATNNTVTSNPITVNWRMDDPNDLTGDIYRIKNFVTGQYMHSVGADVVESIDGINTVSGDKEWEIVQVGNFYNIESKRTDRGVLRAAGSPPNDVINTGFVAPREDSDKQFTVIYNSSDNTYQFQTRNGGNYIYHNPNGIIEHVPNSGDRSKWIVESTTLSTSEVNDKISDIKIFPNPAKDEFSIVMNQNSGASVAIYDMLGKLVYQKTINSNRIDISNKGRFKTGMYLVKVIDSDSKVYHSKLVIK, via the coding sequence ATGAGAAATATTGCATTTAAAGCAAATACAAGTTCAATTATTTTCCTTTTTACGATATTCTTTTCTTTCCAATCGTTGGTTTTCAGTCAAGTAGTTCTTGAAAGTGAAGTAAAAATCACTGATTTTGGACTACACTTCAGTGGTGCAAGAGTAGCTAATTCTTCTCCAGATAATGGAAGCAGTGCTCTTTATGATTATGTTTTTGGAAATAAAATTTCAGCGCATGGAGATTGTATTAAAACCTATGGAGATTATGTCTTTATGACTTGGTATCATGGCGGTAAAACAAACAGACATGTCATGCTCACCAGATACAATAAGGTTACTGGAACCATGGCGACTATACAATTCCCTCATACTCACACAGGTTTTCAAAATAAGTGGTGGCTAGGTGAGTCTCATAATACCATAGCGGTCGGGATTAGTCCTTTAGATGGGACTATTCATTTACTTTACGATATGCATGCGTATAGTGCGACTAAACCTTCAGATGGTAGTCTAGCTAACGATTATTTTAGATATTCTTATTCAGTACCTAATGCGGCGACGTTACCAGACTCACAATTCACACTTAGTCAATTTGTACAGAATAATGCTGGCGGCTATAAACATTTACGATTAACTGGTTCTATTAGTCAAAATCAATTTGATGGATTAACCTATCCAACATTTTTTCTTAACGACTCAGGCGAGTTAATCATGAATATGCGTGAAGGTGGAAATAATAATGGTAAATATAAATTCACCAAATATGATGCAAACACAGGTAACTGGTCAAGTTTTATCGACTTCAATGCTTTAAATGCACAAAATCAATCAGGTATTACTCATAATTGGGGTCTTTATGGTAGTTTAAAATATGTTAACGGTAAAATGCGCATAGGGTTTCAACGTAGATCTGGGGATAATAACGATAAGTATCAATATCAAAATGGTGTATATTATGCCTATTCAGATGATCAAACTGGAGCTTCTAATTGGAAAAGCCACGATGGAACACCTTTTAGTCTACCACTTTATGATGCTGATTTAATTAAAATCATGGAGCCAGGAGATTATGTGCAAACACAACAAGCAAATCAAGTATATATAGTTGGTGGCTTTGATTGGACAGTTACAGATAATGGAGATGTTCATATTATAAGTAGAGTAAGAGATGATGAAAATAACGTCACTAAAAATCTACATATCTACAAACCTGCCGGAGCGATGAACTTTACAACTTCTGAGAATTTTTCAGGTGGTGAGGCTATTTATACGGCAGGTGATGACGTTTTCATTATCGATTTAAATAATGGAAGAGTTAGAGTTCAAAAAACAGATGGTGGAACAAATAATTTTACAACAATTTATCAGGCAACTACAGGTAGAACTTTTAGCCATGGTAAAGTTCATATCATAGATGGAAAACTTCATTACTATCTCATGGAAAATGCATCTGGTAGCGCTAGACCATTATATCTTCAAATCATTGATTTAGACATTGTCGTTGATCCTTTTAGAGTGTCGTTAACAGCTCCATTTGATGGCGAGACTTATGATATAGGTCAGACTATTCAAATTTTAGCAGATGCTGCAGATGATAATGGAAGTATCTCAAGAGTCGAATTTATGGTAGACGGTACGTTATTAGGAACAGATACTACCACACCATATTCCTTAGATTGGGCGCCAACTGTAGAGGCGGCTTATACTGTAGAGGCTGTAGCCTATAACGCTACTAATAATACTGTAACTTCAAATCCTATCACGGTGAACTGGCGTATGGATGACCCTAATGATTTAACAGGAGACATCTATCGCATTAAGAACTTTGTCACTGGTCAGTATATGCATTCAGTAGGCGCAGATGTAGTGGAAAGTATAGATGGAATTAATACGGTTTCTGGTGATAAAGAATGGGAAATCGTTCAGGTAGGAAATTTCTATAATATTGAAAGTAAAAGAACAGATAGAGGTGTTTTAAGAGCCGCTGGTAGTCCACCTAATGATGTTATTAATACCGGTTTTGTAGCACCTAGGGAAGATTCTGATAAACAATTTACTGTCATTTATAATAGCAGTGATAATACGTATCAATTTCAAACCAGGAATGGTGGAAATTATATATACCACAACCCTAACGGCATCATTGAACACGTGCCTAATTCTGGAGATCGCTCTAAATGGATAGTAGAATCTACCACTTTGAGTACATCAGAGGTAAATGATAAAATTAGCGATATCAAAATATTCCCTAATCCAGCAAAGGATGAGTTCTCGATTGTAATGAATCAAAATAGTGGAGCTAGTGTTGCGATATATGATATGCTGGGTAAATTAGTATACCAAAAAACTATCAATTCTAACAGAATAGATATTTCAAACAAGGGTAGATTTAAAACTGGAATGTATTTAGTTAAGGTTATTGATAGTGATTCAAAAGTTTATCATTCAAAACTGGTTATCAAATAA
- the rhaM gene encoding L-rhamnose mutarotase yields the protein MQRLAFKMKIKEGQKEVYKKRHDELWPELKVLLKDNGVSEYSIFLDDETDTLFAFQKVSGDSGSQELSDHPIVQKWWRFMADIMEVNPDYSPVSITLEEVFYME from the coding sequence ATGCAACGACTTGCCTTTAAAATGAAAATTAAAGAAGGACAAAAAGAGGTTTATAAAAAGCGTCATGATGAATTATGGCCTGAGCTCAAGGTGCTTCTTAAAGATAATGGAGTAAGTGAATATTCTATTTTTTTAGATGATGAAACTGATACGCTGTTTGCTTTTCAAAAAGTATCAGGTGATAGTGGTTCACAAGAACTATCAGATCATCCCATTGTTCAAAAATGGTGGCGATTCATGGCAGATATCATGGAAGTAAATCCTGATTACTCGCCAGTCTCTATAACTTTAGAAGAGGTCTTCTATATGGAATAA
- a CDS encoding T9SS type A sorting domain-containing protein → MKTSLLKASYFLGLIFFGLQIADAQYLGVPFGGSAPVTSTVPGNSIIIECENFDSSDSAGTDDGVNYNDNASTPPSGVVGTYNDKTSANLGNSAYRVNTEVDISDYTDGVSGAPVTAISQGQGQEYQMYTVTFAQDGNYTMALNYATGGTNKRQQLFLRRISDLSNVHTFLNNDILPATGNSFTFQDFVSPTDGTADITAGTYVIQSRIVVNGPNYNHIMITTNSVLSNDDVNSSTVAINNPIKDLMIVSGLNSNIEQIAVFDLLGKQVLTEQVSQNGSDTLNLDMSVLNSGLYIVRFEDENGNNFSRKVIKE, encoded by the coding sequence ATGAAAACATCTTTACTCAAAGCATCATATTTTTTAGGGTTGATATTTTTTGGACTACAAATTGCAGACGCCCAATATTTGGGTGTTCCTTTTGGAGGATCAGCTCCTGTTACTAGTACTGTTCCAGGCAACTCAATTATAATTGAATGTGAAAATTTCGATAGTTCTGATTCAGCTGGAACCGATGATGGTGTAAACTATAATGATAACGCCTCAACACCACCATCTGGTGTGGTTGGAACTTACAATGACAAGACTTCTGCTAATCTAGGAAATAGTGCTTATCGTGTAAATACAGAAGTTGATATAAGCGATTATACGGATGGTGTATCTGGTGCTCCTGTAACTGCAATAAGTCAAGGTCAAGGTCAGGAATATCAAATGTATACGGTGACTTTTGCTCAAGATGGGAACTATACCATGGCTTTAAATTATGCAACAGGTGGTACTAATAAACGCCAACAGCTATTTTTAAGACGTATTTCAGATTTAAGTAATGTACATACCTTTCTTAATAATGATATATTGCCAGCTACCGGTAACTCTTTTACCTTTCAAGATTTTGTGTCTCCTACCGATGGAACTGCAGATATAACGGCAGGAACATATGTAATACAATCTAGAATAGTTGTAAATGGCCCTAATTATAACCATATTATGATAACTACTAACTCTGTTCTAAGTAATGATGATGTAAACAGTAGTACTGTTGCTATTAATAATCCAATAAAGGATTTAATGATAGTAAGTGGTTTGAATTCAAATATTGAGCAAATTGCAGTTTTTGATCTTTTAGGTAAGCAAGTCTTAACTGAACAAGTTTCTCAAAATGGTAGCGATACTCTTAACTTAGACATGAGTGTTTTAAATAGTGGTTTATACATAGTAAGATTTGAGGATGAAAATGGAAATAATTTTAGTAGAAAGGTGATTAAAGAGTAA
- a CDS encoding beta-xylosidase — protein sequence MKNTEDVEIAKKVENLISKMTLDEKIAEMTQDAPANDRLGIPYMKYGEALHGMWLVLDYYGNTTVYPQAIAAGSTWEPELVEKMASQTAREARSLGVTHCYSPNLDVISGDPRYGRVEESYGEDPYLVSRMGVAFIKGLQGIGEEQFDENHVMATAKHFVGYPENRRGINGGFSDMSERRLREVYLPPFEAAIKEAQVGSIMPGHQDYNGVPCHMNTYLLQDILRDELGFDGFIVSDNNDVARLETMHFISESRAESAILGLKAGVDMDLVIGKSVDLSSYHSTILKDTITQNPKLEKYIDQATSRILTAKYKLGLFDSEPKEKDPKTVNAGRKEHQEFSYEMAKKAMILLKNDNNLLPLDIDSIKSLAIIGPNAHEEQPQKGTYSLLGGYSGLPPYYTSVLEGITSKTNGKVKINYARGCDLMSNSKEGFAEAINAAESSDAVVLVVGGSRKTGGEGVDRSSLDLYGVQNELVEAIHKTGKPVIVVLINGRPLTINYIAENIPSVLETWYSGMRSGDAIADAIFGDVNPGGKLTVSFPRDVGQLPVTYLERPDFIGSGKGLYKDADKTPLYPFGYGLSYTTFEYSSPKLESSIINTYGSTKVSVDVTNTGQRQGDEVVQLYVRDNYASVGRYLKMLKGFERISLKPGETKTVTFNLGFDELNILNQDMIKVVEPGSFTISIGASSIDRDLQKVTLEVE from the coding sequence TTGAAAAATACGGAGGATGTCGAAATTGCTAAAAAAGTTGAAAATCTTATCAGCAAAATGACCTTAGATGAAAAGATTGCTGAAATGACTCAAGACGCACCAGCTAATGACCGTCTAGGTATCCCATATATGAAGTATGGCGAAGCATTGCACGGTATGTGGCTTGTTCTTGACTACTACGGTAATACAACGGTTTATCCTCAAGCTATAGCAGCAGGTTCTACTTGGGAACCAGAGCTAGTTGAAAAAATGGCTTCTCAAACGGCACGTGAAGCACGTTCTTTAGGCGTCACTCACTGTTATTCACCTAATTTAGATGTTATCTCTGGTGATCCTAGATATGGAAGAGTGGAAGAGTCCTATGGAGAAGATCCATATTTAGTTTCTAGGATGGGTGTGGCTTTTATAAAAGGTTTACAAGGTATAGGTGAGGAACAATTTGATGAGAATCACGTAATGGCCACGGCTAAACACTTTGTAGGTTATCCAGAAAACAGACGTGGTATTAATGGTGGTTTTAGCGATATGTCTGAGCGTCGTTTAAGAGAGGTTTATCTTCCACCTTTTGAAGCCGCTATTAAAGAAGCTCAGGTGGGATCCATTATGCCAGGTCATCAAGACTACAATGGAGTACCTTGCCATATGAATACATATTTATTGCAGGATATTTTACGTGATGAGTTAGGTTTTGATGGTTTTATAGTTTCTGATAATAATGACGTTGCACGATTAGAAACCATGCATTTTATTTCTGAATCGAGGGCTGAATCAGCAATTTTAGGATTAAAAGCTGGTGTGGACATGGACTTAGTCATAGGGAAAAGTGTTGATCTATCATCTTATCATTCAACCATTTTAAAGGATACAATAACGCAAAATCCTAAATTAGAGAAATATATTGATCAAGCAACCTCAAGGATTCTTACCGCAAAATATAAGCTAGGTTTATTTGATTCTGAACCAAAAGAGAAAGACCCAAAAACCGTAAATGCTGGTAGAAAAGAGCATCAAGAATTTTCCTATGAAATGGCAAAAAAAGCCATGATTTTATTAAAAAATGATAATAATCTATTACCATTAGACATAGATAGTATTAAATCACTGGCCATAATAGGTCCTAATGCACATGAAGAGCAACCTCAAAAAGGAACCTATTCCTTACTAGGAGGCTACTCTGGATTACCACCGTACTACACCTCAGTTTTAGAAGGGATAACCAGCAAAACAAATGGTAAAGTAAAGATTAATTATGCTAGAGGATGTGATTTAATGAGTAATTCAAAAGAGGGATTTGCAGAAGCTATAAATGCCGCAGAAAGTTCAGATGCCGTAGTTTTAGTAGTAGGTGGTTCTCGTAAAACAGGTGGTGAAGGTGTAGATCGTTCAAGTCTGGATTTATACGGCGTTCAGAATGAATTAGTAGAAGCCATTCATAAAACAGGAAAACCAGTTATTGTAGTTCTAATTAACGGTAGGCCTTTGACAATTAATTATATAGCTGAAAATATCCCATCAGTACTAGAGACTTGGTATTCCGGTATGCGTTCTGGTGATGCTATTGCTGATGCTATTTTCGGTGATGTTAATCCAGGAGGTAAACTAACAGTATCTTTTCCTCGTGATGTAGGTCAGTTACCTGTTACTTACCTTGAGCGTCCTGATTTTATAGGGTCAGGTAAAGGACTGTATAAGGATGCTGATAAAACACCTTTATATCCGTTCGGCTATGGATTAAGTTACACTACATTTGAATATAGTTCACCTAAACTTGAAAGTTCAATAATAAATACATATGGTTCTACAAAAGTTTCTGTAGATGTTACAAATACAGGACAAAGACAAGGTGATGAAGTAGTACAATTATATGTAAGAGATAATTATGCTTCGGTAGGGCGTTACTTGAAAATGCTTAAAGGTTTTGAACGTATTTCGTTAAAACCAGGAGAGACAAAAACGGTCACATTTAATTTAGGTTTTGATGAACTTAATATATTGAATCAAGACATGATAAAGGTCGTTGAACCAGGTTCTTTTACAATCTCAATTGGAGCGTCGTCGATAGATAGAGATTTACAGAAAGTGACACTTGAGGTTGAATAA